The following proteins are encoded in a genomic region of Synechococcus sp. CBW1002:
- the mtnP gene encoding S-methyl-5'-thioadenosine phosphorylase: MAPLSASTSSRDDLASARIGVLGGSGLYAMDGLEDVREITVDTPYGPTSDDLRLGRLGNAEVVFLARHGRHHTYTPTEVPYRANLWALRSLGVRWIVSVSAVGSLQEHFRPLDMLVPDQFIDRTHQRPLTFFGEGAVAHVGVADPFCPTLSRLLSDVGDSLMPGGRALHRGGTYLCMEGPAFSTRAESELYRSWGCSVIGMTNHSEARLAREAEMAYATLAMVTDYDCWHNDHASVSVEMVIDNLRANATLAQQIVRMAVERLGELRPPSTAHHALRHALMTPADQVPPETRRRVDLFTTPYWGAFEAAA, encoded by the coding sequence ATGGCCCCACTCTCTGCAAGCACCTCCTCACGGGACGATCTGGCCAGTGCCCGGATCGGCGTTCTGGGCGGCAGCGGGCTCTATGCCATGGATGGGCTGGAAGACGTGCGTGAGATCACGGTCGACACCCCCTACGGTCCCACCTCGGACGACCTTCGGCTCGGGCGGCTGGGCAACGCCGAGGTGGTGTTTCTGGCACGCCACGGCAGGCATCACACCTACACCCCCACGGAGGTGCCTTACCGCGCCAACCTCTGGGCCCTGCGCTCGCTCGGGGTGCGCTGGATCGTGTCGGTCTCGGCGGTGGGGTCACTGCAGGAGCACTTCCGCCCGCTCGACATGCTGGTGCCTGATCAGTTCATTGATCGCACCCACCAGCGGCCGCTCACCTTCTTCGGTGAGGGCGCCGTGGCCCATGTGGGCGTGGCTGATCCGTTCTGTCCCACCCTCAGCCGCCTGCTCTCCGATGTGGGTGACAGCCTGATGCCCGGTGGCCGGGCCCTGCATCGCGGCGGCACCTATCTGTGTATGGAGGGACCCGCCTTCTCCACCCGGGCTGAATCGGAGCTTTACCGCAGCTGGGGCTGCTCGGTGATCGGCATGACCAACCACAGTGAGGCCCGCCTGGCCCGGGAAGCGGAGATGGCCTACGCCACCCTGGCGATGGTGACCGACTACGACTGCTGGCACAACGACCATGCCTCGGTCAGCGTCGAAATGGTGATCGACAACCTGCGGGCTAACGCGACCCTGGCCCAGCAGATCGTGCGCATGGCCGTGGAGCGGCTCGGTGAACTGCGCCCGCCCAGCACCGCCCACCATGCGCTGCGGCATGCGCTGATGACGCCCGCCGATCAGGTCCCCCCGGAAACCCGTCGCCGGGTCGATCTGTTCACCACCCCCTACTGGGGAGCCTTCGAGGCGGCGGCCTGA
- the ribBA gene encoding bifunctional 3,4-dihydroxy-2-butanone-4-phosphate synthase/GTP cyclohydrolase II, with protein MTALSEPFQLEAIAFDAIADALAAIRNGESIVVVDDENRENEGDLICAAQFATPEQINFMATEARGLICLAMEGERLDALDLPLMVDRNTDSNQTAFTVSVDAGPENGVSTGISAEDRARTIQVAIHPHSRPADLRRPGHIFPLRARQGGVLKRAGHTEAAVDLARLSGLYPAGVICEIQNPDGSMARLPQLARYARRHGLRLISIADLIRYRLDTERFVRRQAEAALPSAFGTFRAIGYRNELDGSEHVAIVKGSPETSTGPVLVRVHSECLTGDAFGSLRCDCRPQLETAMQMIEAAGEGVVVYLRQEGRGIGLINKLRAYSLQDGGLDTVEANEHLGFAADLRNYGVGAQILSDLGVQRLRLITNNPRKIAGLGGYGLEVVDRVPLVMDAGQHNAAYLQTKRTKLGHLMGRDSHKPTAVLAWRGQSDEAVLARHMESLEVWASRREVLLEREEHVRLLALLDQPQLAVLLTATAGEALEAGVLIEALQLMASWEATAAVSLLLAPDAQRTAHPSALLEPEHRDLVALRNAPAPRLTLEPNAFLHWAAPVTSEW; from the coding sequence TTGACCGCCCTTTCCGAACCGTTCCAGCTCGAGGCCATCGCCTTCGACGCCATCGCCGACGCCCTGGCGGCCATCCGCAACGGCGAATCGATCGTGGTGGTGGACGACGAAAACCGCGAAAACGAAGGCGACCTGATCTGTGCCGCCCAGTTCGCCACCCCCGAACAGATCAACTTCATGGCCACCGAGGCCCGGGGCCTGATCTGCCTGGCCATGGAGGGGGAGCGGCTCGATGCCCTCGATCTGCCCCTGATGGTGGATCGCAACACCGACAGCAACCAGACGGCCTTCACGGTGAGCGTCGACGCCGGCCCGGAAAACGGCGTCAGCACCGGCATCTCCGCCGAAGACCGGGCCCGCACCATCCAGGTGGCGATCCATCCCCACTCCCGGCCAGCGGATCTGCGGCGCCCGGGCCACATTTTTCCCCTCAGGGCCCGTCAGGGCGGGGTGCTGAAGCGGGCTGGCCACACGGAAGCGGCCGTGGACCTGGCCCGCCTCTCCGGCCTGTATCCCGCCGGAGTGATCTGCGAGATCCAGAACCCCGACGGCTCCATGGCCCGCCTGCCCCAGCTGGCGCGCTACGCCCGGCGGCATGGCCTGCGGCTGATCTCGATCGCCGATCTGATCCGCTACCGACTCGACACCGAACGCTTCGTCCGCCGCCAGGCGGAGGCCGCCCTGCCCAGCGCCTTCGGCACCTTCCGCGCGATCGGCTACCGCAACGAGCTCGACGGCAGCGAGCATGTGGCGATCGTCAAGGGCAGCCCGGAGACCTCCACTGGCCCGGTGCTGGTGCGGGTGCACTCCGAATGCCTCACCGGCGACGCCTTCGGGTCGCTGCGCTGCGACTGCCGGCCCCAGCTGGAGACCGCCATGCAGATGATCGAGGCCGCCGGTGAAGGCGTGGTGGTGTACCTGCGCCAGGAGGGCCGCGGCATCGGCCTGATCAACAAGCTGCGGGCCTACAGCCTCCAGGATGGGGGCCTCGACACCGTGGAAGCCAACGAACACCTGGGCTTTGCGGCAGACCTGCGCAACTACGGCGTGGGAGCCCAGATTCTCAGCGACCTGGGGGTGCAGCGACTGCGGCTGATCACCAACAATCCCCGCAAGATCGCCGGCCTGGGCGGCTATGGGCTTGAGGTGGTGGATCGGGTGCCCCTGGTGATGGATGCGGGCCAGCACAATGCCGCCTACCTCCAGACCAAGCGCACCAAGCTCGGCCACCTGATGGGCCGCGACTCCCACAAACCCACGGCGGTGCTGGCCTGGCGCGGACAGAGCGATGAAGCCGTCCTTGCCCGGCACATGGAGTCCCTGGAGGTCTGGGCCAGCCGCCGGGAGGTGCTGCTGGAACGGGAGGAACACGTGCGTCTGCTCGCCCTGCTGGATCAGCCGCAGCTGGCGGTGTTGCTCACCGCCACGGCGGGCGAAGCCCTGGAGGCAGGGGTGCTGATCGAGGCCTTACAACTGATGGCCAGCTGGGAGGCCACCGCGGCGGTGAGCCTTCTCCTGGCCCCGGACGCTCAGCGCACCGCCCACCCCAGCGCCCTGCTCGAGCCAGAGCATCGGGACCTGGTGGCCCTGCGCAACGCCCCGGCCCCCCGGCTGACGCTCGAACCCAATGCCTTCCTGCACTGGGCCGCGCCGGTCACTTCTGAATGGTGA
- a CDS encoding M61 family metallopeptidase, with protein sequence MPLLTLDLSEPHQHLVRARLSFKPRTDCLRFSLPRWTPGSYLLREYVRHLEGLQVVQAARVLQPRRLGPSLWQLDGVGPEDLTIAYTLQATELTVRTCHLSGDHGFLALAAVLLLVDGERWSPHDLELRLPDGWEPFVPLPRNDRGHWCASDADQLIDTPVEAGPHPCHGFTVAGVPHRWVGWGGDLPALDQAWLSDVEKVCLACCRLMGEAAPAAPDYLFVLHLLDNGYGGLEHDRSTVLQYGRRALARPDGRRKLLQLVAHEYLHQWNVRRLRPAELTPIDYGTAAIVPTLWFAEGVTSYFDQFLPLLAGCSDETALLEDLGADLSRYRLNRGRRVQSLRSSSEEAWVKLYRADAYSPDNQVSYYLKGAVLALVLDLHLRRSGSCLARVLRRLWMMLGRCGRGYREADLLEAFTAEAADLAALLPRWLEGTTEAEEPDLDGYLASVGLQLLPELQDHPDLGITVDEASPGVIRVKGVVRGGAAEQAGLDVGDELLAVDGQRLRAVADLETIWNDPLRPAWNAAADEAGPPVAAIPALELLVCRDGLVRSCWLQPGPPAVKSWSLQADPSAEAAALAQRTAWFGVVP encoded by the coding sequence GTGCCTCTGCTGACGCTGGATCTTTCGGAGCCCCATCAGCACCTGGTGCGGGCCAGGCTGTCGTTCAAACCGCGAACGGATTGCCTGCGTTTCAGCTTGCCGCGCTGGACACCCGGTTCCTATCTGTTGCGGGAGTACGTGCGCCACCTGGAGGGCTTGCAGGTGGTGCAGGCCGCCCGAGTTCTGCAGCCCCGCCGGCTGGGGCCGAGTCTCTGGCAGCTTGATGGGGTGGGTCCGGAAGACCTGACGATCGCGTACACGCTCCAGGCCACCGAGCTGACGGTGCGAACCTGTCACCTCTCCGGCGACCACGGCTTTCTCGCTCTGGCGGCGGTGCTCCTGCTGGTGGACGGCGAACGCTGGTCTCCACATGACCTGGAGCTGCGCTTGCCGGACGGGTGGGAGCCCTTTGTGCCCCTGCCGCGCAACGACCGGGGCCACTGGTGCGCTTCCGATGCTGATCAGCTGATCGACACGCCGGTCGAAGCCGGTCCCCACCCCTGCCATGGTTTCACGGTGGCTGGGGTGCCCCACCGCTGGGTGGGCTGGGGCGGTGATCTGCCGGCACTGGATCAGGCCTGGCTGAGCGATGTGGAGAAGGTCTGCCTGGCCTGCTGCCGCCTGATGGGCGAAGCGGCACCGGCAGCGCCGGACTATCTGTTCGTGCTCCATCTGCTGGACAATGGCTATGGCGGCCTGGAGCACGACCGCAGCACCGTGCTGCAGTACGGCCGCCGTGCCCTGGCCAGGCCCGATGGCCGGCGCAAGCTGCTGCAGCTCGTGGCGCACGAATACCTGCACCAGTGGAACGTGCGGCGCCTGCGCCCGGCGGAACTGACGCCGATCGATTACGGCACTGCTGCAATCGTGCCTACCCTCTGGTTTGCCGAGGGCGTGACCAGTTACTTCGACCAATTCCTGCCCCTGCTGGCCGGCTGCAGCGACGAAACCGCCTTGCTGGAGGATCTCGGTGCCGACCTGAGCCGGTACCGCCTCAATCGAGGGCGGCGGGTGCAAAGCCTGCGGAGTAGTAGTGAGGAGGCCTGGGTCAAGCTCTATCGAGCCGATGCCTATTCCCCCGACAACCAGGTGAGCTATTACCTCAAGGGTGCTGTGCTCGCCTTGGTGCTCGATCTGCACCTGCGGCGCTCCGGCTCCTGCCTGGCCCGGGTGCTTCGGAGGCTCTGGATGATGCTCGGTCGCTGCGGACGGGGATACCGCGAGGCCGATCTGCTTGAAGCCTTCACTGCTGAGGCTGCCGATCTGGCTGCCCTGCTGCCTCGCTGGCTTGAGGGCACGACCGAGGCGGAGGAACCGGATCTGGATGGCTACCTTGCCAGTGTGGGCCTGCAGCTGCTGCCGGAACTGCAGGATCACCCCGATCTCGGGATCACTGTTGATGAGGCGAGCCCCGGGGTGATCCGCGTCAAGGGGGTGGTGCGGGGCGGCGCGGCCGAGCAGGCCGGCCTTGATGTGGGCGATGAGCTTCTGGCGGTGGACGGCCAGCGTCTCCGGGCTGTCGCAGATCTGGAGACCATCTGGAACGATCCCCTGCGTCCTGCCTGGAATGCAGCTGCGGACGAGGCTGGGCCTCCGGTCGCAGCGATCCCAGCCTTGGAGTTGCTGGTCTGCCGCGATGGACTCGTCCGTTCCTGTTGGCTGCAGCCGGGGCCGCCGGCGGTGAAGAGCTGGTCTTTGCAAGCGGATCCCTCCGCCGAGGCCGCTGCCCTTGCCCAACGCACCGCCTGGTTCGGGGTGGTGCCATGA
- a CDS encoding DUF1257 domain-containing protein, protein MSHLSILPTVLRDVDCLAASLTSMGFEPRWGGVLKGFAGESEPVQLQVKLGSHGVLGWAPAADGSLALVGDLQRISRSRTLQRLLSELTRHYASRLALLEAQASFDGASVTLVP, encoded by the coding sequence ATGTCCCATCTCTCCATCCTGCCCACGGTGCTGCGCGATGTCGATTGCCTGGCAGCCAGTCTGACTTCCATGGGTTTTGAGCCCCGCTGGGGGGGTGTTCTCAAGGGTTTCGCCGGCGAGAGTGAGCCAGTGCAACTGCAGGTGAAGCTTGGTTCTCACGGCGTTCTGGGCTGGGCTCCAGCTGCGGATGGAAGCCTCGCCCTTGTGGGCGATCTCCAGCGGATCAGCCGTTCGCGAACGCTGCAGCGCCTCCTCTCCGAGCTCACCCGCCACTACGCCAGCCGCCTGGCCCTGCTGGAAGCCCAGGCCTCCTTTGATGGTGCCAGCGTGACGCTCGTTCCCTGA
- the argC gene encoding N-acetyl-gamma-glutamyl-phosphate reductase: MAPSSVPAATIARVAVIGATGYGGLQTLRLLHQHPQLQVTYLGGERSSGKRWRDLVPFLPLPGDPVVQSPDPEAIAAAADLAVLSLPNGLAAQLVPPLLERGVKVVDLSADYRYRSLSQWQEVYATEARQVPRSDTDLCQEAVYGLVEWAEERIRGARLVAAPGCFPTASLLGLLPFLQQGLIETRGIVIDAKTGTSGGGRAAKEHLLLAEASEAVAPYGVVGHRHTSEIEQLAGEAAGRAIQLQFTPHLMPMVRGLLATVYGRLRDPGLTADDCTTVLAAAYRHADCVEVLPVGTYPSTKWVRGTNRALISVQVDPRTGQLIVMSAVDNLIKGQAGQGVQCLNLMAGLPAATGLPLLPFYP; this comes from the coding sequence ATGGCTCCCTCCTCAGTCCCTGCCGCGACCATTGCCCGGGTGGCGGTGATCGGAGCTACCGGCTATGGCGGTCTGCAGACCCTGCGGTTGCTGCATCAGCATCCGCAGCTGCAGGTGACCTACCTCGGCGGTGAACGCAGTTCCGGCAAGCGCTGGCGCGATCTGGTGCCGTTCCTTCCCTTGCCGGGGGATCCCGTGGTCCAGTCACCCGATCCCGAGGCGATCGCGGCGGCGGCGGATCTGGCGGTGCTCAGCCTGCCGAATGGCCTGGCAGCCCAACTGGTGCCGCCTTTGCTGGAGCGGGGCGTGAAGGTGGTCGATCTCTCCGCCGACTACCGCTACCGCTCCCTCAGCCAATGGCAGGAGGTCTACGCCACCGAAGCGCGCCAGGTTCCCCGCAGCGACACCGATCTGTGCCAGGAGGCGGTCTATGGGCTGGTGGAGTGGGCGGAAGAGCGCATTCGCGGCGCCCGGCTGGTGGCGGCGCCCGGCTGCTTCCCCACCGCCAGCCTGCTGGGCCTGCTTCCCTTTCTGCAGCAGGGTCTGATCGAGACCCGCGGCATTGTGATCGATGCCAAGACGGGCACCTCCGGCGGTGGTCGGGCCGCCAAGGAGCACCTGTTGCTGGCGGAGGCCAGCGAAGCGGTGGCCCCCTACGGCGTGGTGGGTCACCGCCACACCAGTGAGATCGAGCAGCTGGCCGGTGAAGCTGCCGGGCGTGCCATCCAGCTGCAGTTCACGCCGCACCTGATGCCGATGGTGCGGGGTCTGCTCGCCACGGTGTACGGGCGGCTGCGGGATCCGGGCCTCACCGCCGACGACTGCACCACCGTGCTGGCCGCCGCCTACCGCCATGCCGACTGCGTCGAGGTGCTGCCGGTGGGGACCTATCCCTCAACCAAATGGGTGCGGGGCACCAACCGAGCTCTGATCAGCGTGCAGGTGGATCCGCGCACCGGCCAGCTGATCGTGATGAGCGCCGTCGACAACCTGATCAAGGGCCAGGCGGGCCAGGGGGTGCAGTGCCTCAACCTGATGGCGGGCCTGCCGGCCGCCACTGGGCTCCCCCTGCTGCCGTTCTACCCCTGA
- a CDS encoding DnaJ domain-containing protein, translating to MGMPMMGAGSAPDHWAVLGLEPGSDASSLKRAFRAQARRWHPDLNGNDPVAEERFKLVNEAYAVLSDPQRRRAWEAGEGNAAGASSSDPFATGFPEFHDYLETLFGRGRSRRRQVEDTEPVDAPGTAHAPGPQPSDSVASWGGPFGAGRSRDGDLDSEDPGLDGQSGEVTAAAASPPPVLFAEDQETVLDLTPEQALSGAPVQLELSDGTVVEVSTPPLAGDGWRLRLAGVAPGGGDHFLQLRVRTAEGLRVDGLRVSYALELQPPDAALGCEAVVPTLNGPVKLRVPPGSSSGRLLRLRGRGLRLGEQCGDQIVEVRVVVPELLSDAEQALYRRLRELAAEAASDH from the coding sequence ATGGGGATGCCAATGATGGGTGCCGGCAGCGCCCCTGACCACTGGGCGGTGCTCGGGCTGGAGCCTGGCAGCGACGCCTCCAGCCTGAAGCGGGCGTTCCGGGCTCAGGCGCGCCGTTGGCATCCCGACCTGAACGGCAATGATCCGGTGGCCGAGGAGCGATTCAAGCTGGTCAATGAGGCCTACGCGGTGCTGTCCGATCCGCAGCGCCGCCGGGCCTGGGAAGCCGGCGAGGGAAATGCGGCCGGGGCGTCGTCATCCGATCCCTTTGCGACGGGCTTTCCGGAATTCCATGACTACCTCGAGACCCTGTTCGGTCGCGGGCGCAGCCGGCGCAGGCAGGTTGAGGACACGGAACCCGTGGACGCTCCAGGCACCGCCCACGCTCCGGGTCCCCAACCTTCCGATTCGGTCGCGTCATGGGGAGGGCCGTTCGGTGCCGGCCGCAGCAGGGATGGGGATCTCGATTCCGAGGATCCCGGTCTTGATGGCCAGAGCGGTGAGGTGACAGCCGCCGCCGCGTCGCCGCCGCCGGTGCTGTTTGCCGAAGATCAGGAAACGGTGCTCGATCTCACCCCTGAACAGGCCCTCAGCGGGGCACCGGTGCAGTTGGAGCTGTCAGACGGCACGGTGGTGGAGGTGAGCACGCCGCCCCTGGCCGGGGATGGCTGGCGGCTGCGGCTGGCCGGAGTGGCTCCCGGTGGCGGCGACCATTTCCTGCAGCTGCGCGTTCGCACCGCCGAGGGGTTACGGGTCGATGGGCTGCGCGTGTCCTACGCCCTGGAGCTCCAGCCGCCCGATGCCGCCCTGGGCTGTGAGGCGGTCGTGCCCACCCTGAACGGACCCGTGAAGCTGCGGGTTCCGCCCGGGTCGTCGTCGGGGCGGCTGCTGCGCCTGCGGGGCCGGGGGTTGCGCCTCGGGGAGCAGTGCGGCGATCAGATCGTGGAGGTTCGGGTGGTGGTGCCCGAGCTGCTCAGCGATGCGGAGCAGGCGCTCTATCGCCGGCTGCGGGAGCTGGCCGCCGAGGCCGCCTCGGATCACTGA
- a CDS encoding DUF3110 domain-containing protein: MAVHVLLFDAGSESEGIHSLEVSGRTVVLLFEDRDDAERYAGLLEAQDFPAPTVEALDREEMELFCDQSGYEARFVPAGFLPQSAEERLLIAPPERNMDVSQWQEQALEQAIPEPISSGNADLEAFRRQLEGLL; this comes from the coding sequence ATGGCGGTGCACGTTCTGCTCTTCGATGCCGGTAGCGAGAGTGAAGGCATCCACTCCCTGGAGGTGAGCGGTCGCACCGTGGTGCTGCTTTTTGAGGACCGCGACGACGCTGAGCGCTATGCCGGTTTGCTTGAAGCCCAGGATTTCCCCGCTCCCACGGTGGAAGCGCTGGATCGGGAGGAGATGGAACTGTTCTGTGACCAGTCCGGTTACGAGGCCCGCTTCGTTCCGGCCGGATTCCTGCCCCAGTCCGCCGAGGAGCGGCTGCTGATCGCTCCACCTGAACGCAACATGGACGTGAGCCAGTGGCAGGAGCAGGCGCTGGAGCAGGCGATTCCAGAACCGATCAGCTCCGGTAATGCCGACCTGGAGGCCTTCCGCCGCCAGCTGGAGGGGCTGTTGTGA
- the purN gene encoding phosphoribosylglycinamide formyltransferase, with protein sequence MASGNGTNFEVLVHACRSGVLHGTVERLVVNNPGCGAAQRAERLGIPCHTLDHRLQPSREALDRALSESFQDAQVDLVVMAGWMRIVTPVLIAAYPDRLVNIHPSLLPSFRGVDAVGQALDAGVRLAGCTVHLVCEEVDSGRILIQAAVPVLDGDDRGSLAARIQIQEHRILPLGVAIAAQRLRGRTAAGGAQWRPAGPPSG encoded by the coding sequence ATGGCGTCGGGCAACGGCACCAACTTCGAGGTTCTGGTGCACGCCTGCCGCAGCGGGGTGCTGCACGGCACGGTGGAGCGTCTGGTGGTGAACAACCCCGGTTGCGGCGCGGCGCAGCGGGCTGAGCGGCTGGGCATCCCCTGCCACACCCTCGACCATCGGCTTCAGCCCAGCCGCGAAGCGCTCGACAGGGCCCTGAGCGAGAGCTTCCAGGACGCGCAGGTGGACCTGGTGGTGATGGCAGGCTGGATGCGGATCGTCACACCGGTGCTGATCGCCGCCTATCCCGATCGACTGGTCAACATCCACCCTTCACTGCTGCCCAGCTTCCGCGGCGTCGATGCGGTGGGGCAGGCCCTGGATGCAGGGGTGCGACTGGCGGGCTGCACCGTTCACCTGGTCTGCGAGGAGGTGGACAGTGGCCGGATCCTGATCCAGGCCGCCGTTCCGGTGCTCGACGGTGATGATCGCGGCAGCCTCGCTGCGCGTATTCAGATCCAGGAGCACCGCATCCTGCCGCTGGGGGTCGCCATCGCCGCCCAGCGTCTCAGGGGTAGAACGGCAGCAGGGGGAGCCCAGTGGCGGCCGGCAGGCCCGCCATCAGGTTGA
- the murQ gene encoding N-acetylmuramic acid 6-phosphate etherase, whose translation MSLEPSSTGSDRGHLLTEQPNPASEGLDRLSTDALVDLFCENERGPQRAVAGAAGVLAQAIDAITDRLRAGGRLFYLGAGTSGRLGVLDAAECPPTFCTPPELVQGVLAGGAAALLRSSEGLEDLAEAGRQDLEARGFSGADCLVGIAAGGTTPYVHGGLTYAREIGALAIAMACVPAAQAPMPCDLDIRLLTGPELLTGSTRLKAGTATKMALNILSTGVMVRLGKVHGNRMVDVAVTNSKLEDRALRILRDLAGVDRQQGAELLDLTGGSVKLALLLAALITANRDAAGDAAPEQGSAASAAASTLEVARGLLDQHGPSLRATLAVAGVDLAPGVEVQAAASKAPQ comes from the coding sequence GTGAGTCTGGAGCCATCCAGCACGGGCAGCGATCGGGGTCATCTGCTCACCGAGCAGCCCAACCCCGCCAGCGAGGGGCTCGACCGGCTGTCTACCGATGCCCTGGTGGACCTGTTCTGCGAGAACGAGCGCGGCCCTCAGCGGGCTGTGGCCGGCGCCGCCGGGGTCCTCGCCCAGGCCATCGATGCCATCACCGATCGTTTGCGTGCCGGCGGCCGCCTCTTCTATCTGGGTGCCGGCACTTCAGGCCGTCTCGGTGTGCTCGATGCGGCGGAGTGCCCACCCACGTTCTGCACCCCGCCCGAGCTGGTGCAGGGGGTTCTGGCCGGCGGAGCCGCGGCCCTGCTGCGCAGCTCGGAAGGCCTGGAGGATCTGGCCGAGGCGGGCCGCCAGGATCTTGAGGCCCGCGGCTTCAGCGGCGCCGATTGCCTGGTGGGGATCGCCGCGGGAGGCACCACCCCCTACGTGCATGGCGGCCTCACCTATGCCCGCGAGATCGGTGCCCTGGCCATCGCCATGGCCTGCGTGCCCGCCGCCCAGGCCCCCATGCCCTGCGACCTCGATATCCGCCTGCTCACGGGACCGGAGCTGCTGACCGGCTCCACCCGTCTCAAGGCCGGCACAGCCACGAAGATGGCGCTCAACATCCTCTCCACCGGCGTGATGGTGCGGCTGGGCAAGGTGCACGGCAACCGCATGGTGGATGTGGCGGTGACCAACAGCAAGCTTGAGGATCGGGCCCTGCGCATCCTGCGGGATCTGGCTGGCGTCGACCGGCAGCAGGGTGCCGAGCTGCTGGATCTGACCGGTGGATCCGTGAAGCTGGCCCTGCTGCTGGCGGCCCTGATCACAGCCAACAGAGACGCAGCCGGTGATGCCGCCCCTGAACAGGGTTCTGCCGCCTCTGCCGCAGCATCAACCCTTGAGGTGGCCCGTGGCCTGCTGGATCAGCATGGTCCCTCCCTGCGGGCCACTCTGGCCGTTGCAGGGGTGGACCTGGCGCCAGGGGTTGAGGTTCAGGCCGCCGCCTCGAAGGCTCCCCAGTAG
- a CDS encoding peptidylprolyl isomerase, whose translation MTKAVMETDAGTIELELFDADAPGTVANFVKLAEEGFYDGLAFHRVIDGFMAQGGCPNSREGARGMAGTGGPGYTIPCEINGNKHQAGSLSMAHAGKNTGGSQFFLCHGAQPHLDGVHTVFGHTGNMDVVMALRNGSRINTVTIQK comes from the coding sequence GTGACCAAAGCCGTGATGGAGACCGACGCCGGCACGATCGAGCTGGAACTGTTCGATGCCGATGCACCGGGCACCGTCGCCAATTTCGTCAAGCTGGCCGAAGAGGGCTTCTACGACGGTCTTGCCTTCCACCGCGTCATTGATGGATTCATGGCCCAGGGCGGTTGCCCCAATTCCCGCGAAGGTGCCCGTGGCATGGCCGGTACCGGTGGCCCCGGTTACACGATCCCCTGCGAGATCAACGGCAACAAGCACCAGGCCGGCAGCCTTTCGATGGCCCATGCAGGTAAGAACACTGGTGGCAGCCAGTTCTTTCTCTGCCATGGCGCCCAGCCCCACCTCGATGGGGTGCACACCGTGTTCGGTCACACCGGCAACATGGATGTGGTGATGGCGCTGCGCAACGGCAGCCGCATCAACACGGTCACCATTCAGAAGTGA